The Juglans regia cultivar Chandler chromosome 2, Walnut 2.0, whole genome shotgun sequence genome includes a window with the following:
- the LOC108995454 gene encoding microtubule-associated protein RP/EB family member 1A isoform X2: MATNIGMMDSGYFVGRNEILNWINNRLQLDLSRIEEAASGAVQCQMLDATYPGVVPMHKVNFDAKSEYDMIQNYKVLQEVFNKLKIDKHIEVNRLVKGRPLDNLEFLQWLKRYCDSVNGGIMNENYNPVERRGKGVKERNPKGSQKHPKSLQTNNMDNPGSDDTIGLDKALGFRQGKKHAAAGRANSSREVQALSEEIAGLKLSVDLLEKERDFYFAKLRDIEVLCQSPELENLPMSVAIKMILYAADAKESALAQAEDYLTQFTNAETKAENDA; this comes from the exons ATGGCCACGAATATTGGAATGATGGACAGCGGGTACTTTGTTGGGAGGAATGAGATACTGAATTGGATTAATAACAGGCTTCAGCTCGATCTCTCTCGCATTGAAGAG GCCGCATCTGGTGCTGTGCAATGTCAGATGCTTGATGCAACCTATCCTGGAGTTGTTCCAATGCACAAG GTGAATTTTGATGCGAAGTCAGAATATGATATGATCCAAAATTATAAGGTTCTGCAGGAAGTATTCAACAAGTTGAAAATTGATAAG CATATTGAAGTCAACAGGCTAGTTAAAGGAAGACCTTTGGACAACTTGGAGTTCTTACAATGGCTGAAACGATACTGTGATTCTGTAAATGGTGGCATTATGAACGA GAATTATAACCCTGTTGAGCGAAGGGGTAAGGGTGTGAAGGAGAGGAATCCTAAGGGTTCTCAGAAGCATCCAAAATCACTGCAAACAAACAATATGGACAATCCTGGTTCTGATGACACAATTGGTCTTGATAAGGCCTTGG GCTTCAGGCAAGGAAAGAAACATGCAGCAGCAGGTCGAGCAAATTCTTCCAGGGAGGTTCAGGCTTTGTCTGAGGAG ATTGCTGGTCTTAAGCTCTCAGTCGATcttttggaaaaagaaagagacttTTACTTTGCAAAATTAAGGGATATAGAGGTTCTCTGTCAGAGTCCTGAACTAGAGAATCTCCCA ATGTCTGTCGcaattaaaatgatattgtATGCTGCTGATGCAAAGGAATCTGCACTTGCCCAAGCTGAGGATTACCTCACACAGTTTACAAATGCTGAAACTAAAGCAGAAAATGATGCCTAA
- the LOC108995454 gene encoding microtubule-associated protein RP/EB family member 1A isoform X1, producing the protein MATNIGMMDSGYFVGRNEILNWINNRLQLDLSRIEEAASGAVQCQMLDATYPGVVPMHKVNFDAKSEYDMIQNYKVLQEVFNKLKIDKHIEVNRLVKGRPLDNLEFLQWLKRYCDSVNGGIMNENYNPVERRGKGVKERNPKGSQKHPKSLQTNNMDNPGSDDTIGLDKALGFRQGKKHAAAGRANSSREVQALSEEIAGLKLSVDLLEKERDFYFAKLRDIEVLCQSPELENLPVLSKEGEDQSHDILTGLCVLLMSVAIKMILYAADAKESALAQAEDYLTQFTNAETKAENDA; encoded by the exons ATGGCCACGAATATTGGAATGATGGACAGCGGGTACTTTGTTGGGAGGAATGAGATACTGAATTGGATTAATAACAGGCTTCAGCTCGATCTCTCTCGCATTGAAGAG GCCGCATCTGGTGCTGTGCAATGTCAGATGCTTGATGCAACCTATCCTGGAGTTGTTCCAATGCACAAG GTGAATTTTGATGCGAAGTCAGAATATGATATGATCCAAAATTATAAGGTTCTGCAGGAAGTATTCAACAAGTTGAAAATTGATAAG CATATTGAAGTCAACAGGCTAGTTAAAGGAAGACCTTTGGACAACTTGGAGTTCTTACAATGGCTGAAACGATACTGTGATTCTGTAAATGGTGGCATTATGAACGA GAATTATAACCCTGTTGAGCGAAGGGGTAAGGGTGTGAAGGAGAGGAATCCTAAGGGTTCTCAGAAGCATCCAAAATCACTGCAAACAAACAATATGGACAATCCTGGTTCTGATGACACAATTGGTCTTGATAAGGCCTTGG GCTTCAGGCAAGGAAAGAAACATGCAGCAGCAGGTCGAGCAAATTCTTCCAGGGAGGTTCAGGCTTTGTCTGAGGAG ATTGCTGGTCTTAAGCTCTCAGTCGATcttttggaaaaagaaagagacttTTACTTTGCAAAATTAAGGGATATAGAGGTTCTCTGTCAGAGTCCTGAACTAGAGAATCTCCCA GTTTTATCCAAAGAGGGTGAAGATCAGTCGCATGATATACTCACAGGTTTATGTGTTTTATTG ATGTCTGTCGcaattaaaatgatattgtATGCTGCTGATGCAAAGGAATCTGCACTTGCCCAAGCTGAGGATTACCTCACACAGTTTACAAATGCTGAAACTAAAGCAGAAAATGATGCCTAA
- the LOC108995485 gene encoding HVA22-like protein a, producing MGSRTAGFFKVLLTNFDILAWPVVSLVYPLYASIRAIETKSPVDDQQWLTYWVLYSLITLFELTFAKVLEWIPIWPYGKLILTCWLVIPYFSGAAYVYEHYVRPLFVNPQHSINIWYVPRKKDIFSKPDDILTAAEQYIADNGTEAFQNMINKADKSRARRSEVYST from the exons ATGGGATCTAGGACTGCTGGTTTCTTCAAGGTTCTTCTCACGAATTTTGATATTCTTGCTTG GCCTGTGGTTAGTCTTGTTTATCCTCT ATATGCCTCAATTAGGGCAATTGAGACTAAATCTCCTGTTGATGATCAGCAATGGCTTACTTATTGGGTTCTCTACTCCCTGATCACCCTATTCGAACTCACCTTTGCCAAAGTCCTTGAATG GATTCCCATCTGGCCATATGGAAAGCTAATCTTGACCTGCTGGTTGGTCATCCCTTACTTCAGCGGTGCTGCATATGTTTACGAGCATTATGTGAGACCTCTCTTTGTCAATCCGCAGCATTCTATAAACATATGGTATGTCCCTAGGAAGAAGGATATCTTCAGTAAGCCAGATGACATTCTAACTGCTGCAGAGCAGTATATTGCTGATAATGGGACAGAAGCATTTCAGAATATGATTAACAAG GCTGACAAGTCCAGGGCCAGGAGGAGTGAAGTCTACTCAACCTAG
- the LOC108995482 gene encoding transcription factor bHLH47: MSMDSEVHSPMVDEVNVVEEESMNRACPGKKNKGKVPKRIQKSEREKLKREHLNELFLDLANVLELSQQNNGKASILCEATRLLKDLIGQIECLKKENASLCSESHYMTSEKNELREEKSALEIQIEKLQSELEARVAQSKPDLNALPPDQYSQPELTSHLPADCLKLHAAEASMQGSPAVFVLPIHPDPQAYALSDVSQLTSKPNSNVSKPHARYPTPADLWPSELLGEQPNSKERVST, encoded by the exons GGCTTGTCCTGGAAAAAAGAACAAGGGTAAAGTTCCAAAAAGAATACAAAAGTCAGAGAGGGAGAAATTGAAGCGGGAGCATTTGAATGAGCTTTTTTTAGACCTGGCCAACGTTCTTG AACTGAGCCAGCAGAACAATGGAAAGGCATCTATATTGTGTGAAGCTACACGACTATTAAAGGACTTGATAGGCCAGATTGAGTGCCTAAAGAAGGAGAATGCATCTCTCTGTTCTGAATCTCACTAT ATGACCAGTGAGAAGAATGAGCTGAGGGAGGAAAAATCTGCCCTAGAAATTCAGATTGAGAAACTGCAAAGCGAGCTAGAAGCCAGGGTTGCCCAGTCGAAACCTGACCTGAATGCACTGCCTCCTGATCAATATTCGCAACCCGAACTGACATCACATCTTCCGGCAGACTGTCTCAAACTGCATGCTGCAGAAGCCTCAATGCAGGGGTCACCTGCGGTCTTTGTCCTCCCAATCCATCCGGATCCCCAAGCTTATGCATTGTCTGATGTTTCCCAACTGACATCTAAGCCTAACTCAAATGTGAGTAAACCACATGCCAGATATCCCACTCCAGCGGATTTGTGGCCATCCGAACTTCTAGGGGAGCAGCCAAACAGTAAGGAAAGGGTTTCAACTTAG